The Canis lupus baileyi chromosome 28, mCanLup2.hap1, whole genome shotgun sequence genome has a segment encoding these proteins:
- the LOC140620109 gene encoding uncharacterized protein, translating to MPSPDLRPTSAFQVTWTAQPPCPSATPAQGRTAPYLARRGPPRSSLQHWPLSRQRRRASSAPPPPLTTMTQQRIKNYLGHPSASFARSYAGKRALPATRRLPGAGVRQGTRCPNGRGYASSWRGAGPAFPGASVPAPAPPQPDAPRGTAPRSAVNTHRGCRVGRTRPGAGGAPRRSSLPGTGGALREPRRRWRPLSPPLRTNGRTVCLPMRSPGVPHRPGAPAASAHAPCRWLASRRQGEGGGARGRPGPPRGG from the coding sequence ATGCCGTCGCCAGACCTTCGGCCAACATCAGCCTTCCAAGTAACCTGGACCGCCCAACCTCCGTGCCCTTCCGCCACGCCGGCCCAAGGGCGCACTGCACCCTACCTCGCCCGGCGTGGACCGCCCCGCTCCTCGCTCCAGCACTGGCCGCTCTCACGCCAACGGCGCCGGGCCTCCAGCGCTCCTCCGCCACCACTGACTACGATGACacagcaaagaataaaaaattacctAGGACATCCTTCGGCGAGCTTCGCTCGCAGTTACGCTGGGAAGCGCGCCCTCCCCGCCACACGGAGGCTGCCGGGAGCCGGGGTTCGGCAGGGAACGAGGTGCCCTAACGGCAGAGGCTACGCCAGCTCCTGGCGCGGCGCCGGCCCCGCCTTTCCCGGAGCTTCCGTCCCGGCgccagcccctccccagcccgACGCCCCGAGGGGAACTGCTCCGCGCTCGGCAGTAAACACACACCGCGGCTGCCGGGTCGGACGCACGcggccgggcgcggggggcgctcCTCGTCGCAGCAGCCTGCCCGGCACAGGTGGAGCCCTCAGAGAGCCTAGAAGAAGATGGCGCCCACTCTCCCCTCCGCTCCGGACAAACGGACGTACAGTCTGTCTGCCCATGCGCTCTCCAGGCGTCCCCCaccgccccggcgccccggccgcGTCTGCGCACGCGCCCTGCCGTTGGCTCGCTTCCCGGCGTCAGGGCGAGggaggcggggcccgggggcgccccggcccgccccgcggCGGCTGA
- the RBM12B gene encoding RNA-binding protein 12B, whose amino-acid sequence MAVVIRLLGLPFIAGPVDIRHFFTGLTIPDGGVHIIGGEIGEAFIIFATDEDARRAISRSGGFIKDSSVELFLSSKAEMQKTIEMRRTDRIGRERPGSGASGAGSLSNFVEAIKEEASNSGYGSPINQDAGFHTNGTGHGDLRPRKTRPLKAENPYLFLRGLPYLVNEDDVRVFFSGLCVDGVIFLKHHDGRNNGDAIVKFASCIDASGGLKCHRSFMGSRFIEVMQGSEQQWIEFGGNAVKEVDIPMRTEEHSPPRGINDRHFRKRSHSKSPRRTRSRSPLGFYVHLKNLSLSINKRDLRNFFRDTDLTNEQIRFLYKDERRTRYAFVMFKTLKDYNSALGLHKTVLQYRPVHIDPVSRKQMLKFIECYEKKRPVSVEKERLGHVSQKYSQEGYPGQKLCIYIRNFPFDVTKVEVQKFFADFSLGEDDIYLLYDDKGVGLGEALVKFKTEEQAVKAERLNRRRFLGTEVLLRLISEAQMQEFGVSFSLMSTERMQGHSQSCDRDDHAHSFDSSDPPLYSAGPSENFRHQQEDLRQLDSFKQTQADFRQLDRSLPEDFRHSPEDFRRSPEDFRRPREEHFRRPLEEDFRRPWEEGFRYPREEDFRYPREEDWRRPPEEDFRRPPKDDFRRPPEEDWRRLPEGDFRRPPEEDWRRPPEDDFRRLPQGEWRRPPEEDFRRPPEEDFRRLPEEDFRRLPEEDFRRPPEEDFRRSPEEDFRRSPEEDFRRPPPEHFRRPPPEHLRRPPPEHFRRPPPEHFRRPPPEHFRRPPQEHFRRPPQEHFRRPPQEHFRRPREEEFRRPPDEDFRGPPDEDFRQPAEEDFRSPQEEDFRGPSDEDFRRLPEEDPREPPEEDPRLPDPFRPPGEEFRSPPDDFRSHRPFVNFGRPEGGKFDFGKRSLGSFPEGRFMPDPKLNCSSGRVTPIKIMNLPFKANVNEILDFFHGYRILPDSVSIQYNEQGLPTGEAIVAMINYNEAMAAIKDLNDRPVGPRKVKLTLL is encoded by the coding sequence ATGGCTGTAGTCATCCGTTTACTGGGGCTTCCTTTTATTGCGGGGCCTGTGGATATTCGTCACTTCTTCACGGGATTGACTATTCCTGATGGAGGAGTGCATATAATTGGAGGGGAAATTGGGgaggcttttattatttttgcaacaGATGAAGATGCAAGACGTGCCATAAGTCGTTCAGGAGGGTTTATCAAGGATTCATCTGTAGAGCTCTTTCTTAGTAGTAAGGCAGAAATGCAGAAGACTATAGAAATGAGAAGAACCGATCGCATAGGAAGAGAGCGACCGGGATCCGGGGCGTCAGGGGCTGGCAGCTTATCTAACTTTGTCGAGGCTATTAAAGAAGAAGCAAGTAATTCTGGATATGGCTCTCCAATTAATCAAGATGCTGGGTTTCATACTAACGGTACAGGACATGGTGATTTAAGGCCAAGAAAGACACGGCCATTGAAGGCAGAGAATCCTTACCTGTTTCTGCGAGGTTTGCCTTACTTAGTAAATGAAGATGATGTACGTGTCTTTTTCTCTGGTTTGTGTGTGGATGGCGTAATTTTCTTAAAACATCATGATGGCCGAAATAATGGTGATGCCATAGTAAAATTTGCTTCATGTATTGATGCTTCAGGTGGTCTTAAATGTCATAGAAGTTTTATGGGTTCAAGATTCATAGAAGTAATGCAAGGCTCAGAACAACAGTGGATTGAGTTTGGTGGTAATGCAGTTAAGGAGGTTGACATTCCTATGAGAACTGAAGAACATTCTCCGCCAAGAGGAATTAATGATCGGCATTTTCGAAAACGATCTCATTCAAAATCTCCCAGAAGAACACGTTCTcgttctcctcttggattttatGTTCACTTAAAAAATCTGTCCCTAAGTATTAACAAGAGAGATTTAAGAAATTTCTTTAGAGATACTGATCTGACTAATGAACAGATTAGGTTTTTATATAAGGATGAGAGAAGAACGAGATACGCCTTTGTGATGTTCAAAACTCTGAAAGATTATAACAGCGCTTTGGGTTTACATAAGACTGTTTTACAATATCGTCCAGTTCATATTGATCCTGTTTCTAGAAAACAGATGCTGAAGTTCATTGAATGTTACGAAAAGAAAAGACCAGTGTCTGTAGAGAAAGAGAGGCTTGGACATGTTTCACAGAAATACTCTCAAGAAGGCTATCCCGGCCAGAAACTGTGTATATACATaagaaattttccttttgatGTTACAAAAGTTGAAGTGCAAAAGTTCTTTGCAGACTTTTCTCTTGGAGAGGATGATATTTACTTACTTTATGATGACAAAGGAGTCGGTCTGGGAGAAGCATTGGTGAAATTCAAAACCGAAGAACAGGCCGTGAAAGCTGAGCGTTTAAACCGGCGGAGATTCTTGGGGACAGAGGTATTGTTAAGACTGATATCTGAGGCACAGATGCAGGAGTTTGGCGTAAGCTTTTCCTTGATGTCCACGGAGAGAATGCAAGGCCATTCGCAGTCCTGTGACAGAGACGACCATGCCCATTCATTTGACTCCAGTGACCCGCCTCTATACTCCGCCGGCCCCTCCGAGAACTTCAGGCACCAGCAAGAGGACTTGAGGCAGCTGGACAGTTTCAAGCAAACCCAGGCGGACTTCCGGCAGCTTGACCGGAGCCTTCCGGAAGACTTCAGGCATTCCCCAGAGGACTTCAGGCGCTCTCCCGAAGACTTCAGGCGCCCTCGGGAGGAGCACTTCCGGCGGCCGCTCGAGGAGGATTTCAGGCGCCCTTGGGAGGAGGGCTTCCGGTACCCTAGAGAGGAGGACTTCCGGTACCCTAGAGAGGAGGACTGGAGGCGGCCCCCCGAGGAGGATTTCAGACGGCCTCCCAAGGACGACTTCAGGCGACCCCCCGAGGAGGACTGGAGGCGGCTCCCCGAGGGAGACTTTAGGCGGCCACCTGAGGAGGACTGGAGGCGGCCTCCTGAGGACGACTTCAGGCGGCTTCCCCAGGGGGAATGGAGACGACCACCCGAGGAGGACTTCCGGCGGCCTCCCGAGGAGGACTTCCGGCGACTCCCCGAGGAGGACTTCCGGCGACTTCCCGAGGAGGACTTCCGGCGACCTCCCGAGGAGGACTTCCGGCGTTCTCCCGAGGAGGATTTCCGGCGTTCTCCCGAGGAGGACTTCAGGAGACCACCCCCGGAACACTTCAGGCGGCCGCCCCCGGAGCACCTTAGGCGGCCGCCCCCGGAGCATTTCAGGCGGCCGCCCCCGGAGCATTTCAGGCGGCCGCCCCCGGAGCACTTCCGCCGGCCGCCCCAGGAGCACTTCCGCCGGCCGCCCCAGGAACACTTCCGGCGGCCGCCGCAGGAGCATTTCCGGCGTCCCCGCGAGGAGGAGTTCAGGCGCCCGCCGGATGAAGATTTCCGAGGCCCTCCTGACGAAGACTTTCGGCAGCCTGCCGAGGAGGACTTCCGGAGCCCGCAGGAGGAAGACTTCCGGGGCCCCTCTGACGAGGACTTCAGGCGGCTCCCGGAAGAAGACCCCAGGGAACCCCCGGAGGAGGACCCGAGACTTCCCGACCCGTTCCGGCCTCCCGGTGAGGAGTTCCGGAGTCCACCCGATGACTTCAGAAGCCATCGCCCTTTTGTGAATTTTGGTCGCCCAGAAGGTGGCAAGTTTGATTTTGGAAAGCGCAGTTTGGGAAGTTTCCCCGAGGGGAGATTTATGCCTGACCCCAAATTAAATTGTAGTTCAGGCAGAGTGACACCTATTAAGATAATGAATCTCCCATTTAAAGCTAATGTTAATGAAATCCTAGACTTTTTTCATGGTTACAGAATCCTGCCGGATTCCGTTTCGATACAGTATAACGAGCAAGGATTACCTACAGGGGAGGCCATTGTCGCCATGATAAACTATAACGAAGCCATGGCTGCTATCAAAGATCTCAACGACCGGCCGGTGGGCCCGCGCAAGGTTAAGCTAACGCTGCTCTAG